One Gordonia mangrovi genomic region harbors:
- a CDS encoding acyl-CoA thioesterase has protein sequence MPSSPSPDVPTGTGLDPDGFAFAARVPVRWSDMDAFGHINHARMVTLMEEARIEWLMAARSASESDDDVAALIMSAMIVHVEIRYQRQLRHDDTPLRVGMWIAGHRSVDFTIGYEIRACGDDATTKAACVASTQMAVVDAQAHTLRRLSPTEKAFLRSWMRPQDGS, from the coding sequence ATGCCCTCGTCACCCAGTCCCGACGTACCGACCGGTACGGGTCTCGACCCCGATGGTTTCGCGTTCGCCGCGCGGGTTCCGGTGCGCTGGTCGGATATGGACGCCTTCGGACACATCAATCACGCGCGGATGGTCACCTTGATGGAGGAGGCGCGGATCGAGTGGCTGATGGCGGCGAGAAGTGCGAGCGAGTCCGACGACGACGTCGCGGCACTGATCATGAGCGCGATGATCGTGCACGTCGAGATCCGGTACCAACGCCAACTGCGGCACGACGACACACCGTTGCGGGTGGGGATGTGGATCGCGGGCCATCGCTCGGTGGATTTCACGATCGGCTACGAGATCCGCGCGTGCGGCGACGACGCGACCACGAAGGCCGCATGCGTGGCGAGCACCCAGATGGCGGTGGTCGACGCGCAGGCACACACCCTGCGTCGGCTGAGCCCGACGGAGAAGGCGTTCCTGCGTTCCTGGATGCGGCCTCAGGACGGTTCGTAG
- the hisC gene encoding histidinol-phosphate transaminase, translated as MSLRIRPDLDDLPVYVPGKTFPGAVKLASNEVTEGPLPSVRDAIATAAAGVNRYPDNGMVELTAALAKKIGVTEAEVQVGCGSVILCQNLITVTSGPGDEVVFGWRSFETYPLATRVAGATPVQVPLTSELTYDLPAMAAAITDRTRLIFVCNPNNPTGTVVEADALRQFLRTVPSDVIVALDEAYFEYLRLGPTQAYDALELRREFRNLVVLRTFSKAYGLAGLRVGYALADPEVITALGKAHIPFSVNSVAQQAALASLAAEDELLARTDAVVAERTRVTGRLRDLGYRVPDSQANFVWLQLDDDTIEFAQACVEAGVVVRPFAGDGVRVTVTHPAEDDIFLRFAEQWAARASD; from the coding sequence GTGTCCCTGCGCATCCGCCCCGACCTCGATGACCTCCCCGTCTACGTCCCCGGCAAGACGTTTCCGGGTGCGGTGAAACTGGCGAGCAACGAAGTCACCGAGGGTCCGCTGCCCAGTGTGCGCGACGCCATCGCCACCGCCGCCGCCGGCGTCAACCGCTACCCGGACAACGGCATGGTGGAACTCACCGCCGCACTGGCCAAGAAGATCGGCGTCACCGAGGCCGAGGTGCAGGTGGGTTGCGGGTCGGTGATTCTGTGTCAGAACCTGATCACCGTCACCAGCGGGCCCGGCGACGAGGTGGTGTTCGGCTGGCGCTCGTTCGAGACCTATCCGCTGGCGACGCGAGTGGCCGGTGCGACGCCCGTCCAGGTGCCGTTGACGTCGGAGCTCACCTACGACCTGCCGGCGATGGCGGCCGCGATCACCGACCGCACCCGACTGATCTTCGTGTGCAACCCGAACAACCCCACCGGCACGGTCGTCGAGGCCGACGCGTTGCGACAGTTCCTGCGCACCGTGCCGTCCGACGTCATCGTCGCCCTCGACGAGGCCTACTTCGAATACCTCCGACTAGGTCCGACGCAGGCCTACGACGCCCTCGAACTGCGCCGCGAGTTCCGCAACCTGGTGGTGCTGCGCACCTTCTCCAAGGCCTACGGCCTGGCCGGGTTGCGGGTCGGATATGCACTGGCCGATCCGGAGGTGATCACCGCCCTGGGCAAGGCGCATATCCCGTTCTCCGTCAACAGCGTCGCCCAACAGGCTGCGCTGGCGTCGCTGGCCGCCGAAGACGAACTGCTGGCCCGCACCGACGCCGTGGTCGCCGAACGCACCCGGGTGACCGGACGACTGCGCGACCTCGGTTACCGGGTGCCCGATTCGCAGGCGAACTTCGTGTGGCTACAACTCGACGACGACACGATCGAGTTCGCGCAGGCCTGCGTCGAGGCCGGGGTCGTGGTGCGGCCGTTCGCCGGCGACGGCGTCCGGGTCACCGTCACCCATCCGGCCGAGGACGACATCTTCCTGCGCTTCGCCGAGCAGTGGGCGGCGCGGGCGTCCGACTAG
- a CDS encoding CsbD family protein: MGIDDDARNKAEEMKGRGKEAAGSLTDNEDLKEEGKGDQGMAQGKQKVADAADAVKGKVDDVKNKLTGKN, from the coding sequence ATGGGTATCGATGACGACGCCAGGAACAAGGCCGAGGAGATGAAGGGACGCGGTAAAGAGGCTGCCGGCTCCCTCACGGACAACGAGGACCTCAAGGAAGAGGGCAAGGGCGACCAGGGCATGGCCCAGGGCAAGCAGAAGGTCGCCGACGCCGCCGACGCCGTCAAGGGCAAGGTCGACGACGTCAAGAACAAGCTCACCGGAAAGAACTAG
- a CDS encoding putative glycolipid-binding domain-containing protein, translated as MVTWRGEGADRLEQVRLLVNGARIKAYGRIIAAATNTHEAFSASYELVTNDAGVTKRLSVHLVRASGETQMAITRDGEHNWLVQTVDGTTRSDFNGAADVDLALSPMFNALPIRRHGLHRGGGDLDVPVVYLYLPSGQVEPATLHYTATANGIEVVSPVATSTLTVDKNGFVIDYPGLATRV; from the coding sequence ATGGTCACCTGGCGCGGAGAGGGCGCGGACCGGCTCGAACAGGTGCGTCTTCTGGTCAATGGCGCACGCATCAAGGCGTACGGCCGCATCATCGCCGCCGCCACCAATACCCACGAGGCCTTCTCGGCGTCCTACGAACTCGTCACCAACGACGCCGGGGTGACCAAGCGGCTCTCCGTGCATCTGGTGCGCGCGAGTGGCGAAACACAGATGGCGATCACCCGTGACGGCGAGCACAACTGGCTCGTGCAGACCGTCGACGGCACCACCCGCAGCGACTTCAACGGTGCCGCGGATGTCGACCTGGCGCTCTCGCCGATGTTCAATGCGCTGCCGATTCGCCGCCACGGACTGCACCGGGGCGGTGGGGACCTCGACGTCCCGGTGGTCTACCTGTATCTGCCCAGCGGTCAGGTCGAGCCGGCGACCCTGCATTACACCGCGACCGCGAACGGCATCGAGGTGGTGTCACCGGTCGCGACCTCGACCCTGACGGTGGACAAGAACGGATTCGTCATCGACTACCCGGGCCTGGCCACCCGGGTCTGA
- a CDS encoding magnesium transporter CorA family protein codes for MGERVRGQIWRNGEKVDGFELSAISDHIGHDGELIWADLQCPSHDTMAALADELDLDPFAIEDTTAKAERVKTVTYAHHTFLMVYAVTITSSEGTSPDMQHPTEKADEFELHRISMFIKHNALITVRLSEGFDIDEVVSRWDEMGSKQYGVGALLHGLLDVVVDGHFDAVQRLDDAVESLEGSLFDERVEARELQRKTYDLRKDLVLLRRVILPMREVIGNIQRRRFENDAPSELDPHFSDLYDHALRAAEWTESVRDMITTVFETNLSLADARLNSVMKKLTGWAAIIAVPTAITGFYGQNVPFPGYERTLGFITSTILIAAVVAALYLTFRRRDWL; via the coding sequence ATGGGAGAACGTGTGCGGGGCCAGATCTGGCGCAACGGCGAGAAAGTGGACGGCTTCGAGCTCAGCGCCATCTCCGATCACATCGGACACGATGGCGAGCTCATCTGGGCCGATCTGCAGTGCCCCAGCCACGACACCATGGCCGCATTGGCCGACGAACTCGATCTCGACCCGTTCGCCATCGAGGACACCACCGCCAAGGCGGAACGGGTCAAAACCGTCACCTACGCGCACCACACATTCCTGATGGTGTACGCCGTCACCATCACCTCCTCGGAGGGCACCTCACCGGACATGCAGCACCCGACGGAGAAGGCCGACGAGTTCGAACTGCATCGCATCTCGATGTTCATCAAGCACAACGCGCTGATCACCGTGCGCCTGTCGGAGGGGTTCGACATCGACGAGGTGGTGTCGCGGTGGGATGAGATGGGCAGCAAACAGTACGGCGTCGGCGCGCTGCTGCACGGATTGCTCGACGTCGTCGTCGACGGCCATTTCGATGCCGTGCAGCGTCTCGATGACGCCGTGGAGTCCCTCGAGGGGTCGCTGTTCGACGAGCGGGTCGAGGCTCGGGAGCTGCAACGCAAAACCTATGACCTGCGCAAGGATCTGGTGCTGTTGCGCCGCGTCATACTGCCGATGCGCGAGGTCATCGGCAACATCCAGCGTCGGCGTTTCGAGAACGACGCACCGTCGGAACTCGACCCGCACTTCTCCGACCTCTACGACCACGCATTGCGCGCGGCCGAATGGACCGAATCCGTGCGGGACATGATCACCACGGTGTTCGAGACCAATCTGTCGCTGGCCGATGCCCGCCTCAACTCGGTGATGAAGAAGCTGACGGGGTGGGCCGCGATCATCGCGGTGCCGACGGCGATCACCGGCTTCTACGGCCAGAACGTGCCGTTTCCCGGGTACGAGCGCACACTCGGTTTCATCACCAGCACGATTCTGATCGCCGCGGTGGTGGCGGCCCTGTATCTCACCTTCCGCCGACGCGACTGGCTCTGA
- a CDS encoding acyltransferase family protein, with protein sequence MAARIPSLTGIRTIAALSVCLTHAAFWTGDYTDDYLGRLLSRFEIGVALFFVLSGYLLFSPWVDALAGRRGRPSVGRYFWHRARRILPAYWLTVLAVYGLFLIYTPPDAAPAGTGWSGFLRNMTLTQVYGFGHLHSGLTQMWSLAAEVVFYLALPVIAGGLMLLCGGRWRPDLLVVGLVALMLVSPIWSVIVAGSTDLSPTARLWAPAFFGWFVAGMLLAVVGRLVTRWDPTISVAVAAGALLLSGTAIAGEPTITPTTASATIVKHLLYVVVAVGLIGPLTIRGVDGGCDWWARWCGSRPMVWFGAISYEFFLVHLIILEVVMDLLGWRVFSGSTIVAFLLTSAVSVPVAWLLHRVTRPITLARTPEPLVGRG encoded by the coding sequence ATGGCTGCGCGGATTCCGTCTCTGACCGGCATTCGCACCATCGCCGCCCTGTCGGTCTGCCTCACCCACGCGGCGTTCTGGACGGGTGACTACACCGACGACTACCTCGGGCGCCTGCTGTCGCGTTTCGAGATCGGTGTCGCCCTGTTCTTCGTCCTCTCCGGATATCTGCTGTTCTCGCCGTGGGTCGATGCGCTCGCGGGTCGTCGAGGTCGGCCATCGGTGGGCCGGTACTTCTGGCATCGGGCCCGACGCATCCTGCCGGCGTACTGGCTCACCGTGCTCGCCGTGTACGGATTGTTCCTGATCTACACACCACCCGACGCCGCGCCCGCCGGCACCGGCTGGTCGGGCTTCCTGCGCAATATGACGCTGACCCAGGTGTACGGCTTCGGTCACCTGCACTCGGGTCTCACCCAGATGTGGAGCCTGGCCGCCGAGGTGGTGTTCTATCTGGCGCTGCCGGTCATCGCCGGGGGGCTGATGTTGCTCTGCGGAGGACGGTGGCGGCCGGATCTGCTGGTGGTGGGATTGGTGGCGCTGATGTTGGTGTCACCGATCTGGTCGGTGATCGTCGCCGGCAGCACCGACCTCAGTCCCACCGCACGGCTGTGGGCGCCGGCCTTCTTCGGTTGGTTCGTCGCGGGCATGCTGCTGGCCGTCGTCGGACGCCTCGTCACCCGGTGGGATCCGACGATCTCGGTGGCGGTGGCCGCCGGGGCGTTGCTGCTGAGCGGCACCGCCATCGCCGGTGAGCCGACCATCACCCCCACCACTGCGTCGGCCACGATCGTCAAACATCTGCTCTATGTGGTCGTGGCGGTGGGACTGATCGGCCCGCTGACGATCCGTGGCGTCGACGGCGGATGCGACTGGTGGGCACGGTGGTGCGGCAGTCGACCGATGGTGTGGTTCGGGGCGATCTCCTACGAGTTCTTCCTCGTCCACCTGATCATCCTCGAGGTGGTGATGGACCTGCTGGGGTGGCGGGTGTTCTCCGGGTCGACGATCGTCGCGTTCCTGCTGACCTCGGCCGTCAGTGTGCCGGTGGCCTGGCTGTTGCATCGGGTCACCCGGCCGATCACGCTCGCTCGCACGCCCGAGCCACTTGTCGGGCGCGGGTAG
- a CDS encoding alpha/beta hydrolase: MRKSYRWSALVAAMLIGVLAAPGVAHADTKVAEISKASKLSPLRTDIWVDSPSMGGKVKVSVLTPQFSSGPRSTVYLLDGADAGEDVSDWITKGKAGKFFADKNVNVVLPTGGAGSFYTNWVQHDPALGKPQWETFLTKELPPLIDERFDGTGRNAVVGLSMGGQSAFTLAMRQPALYSGIASLSGCPPVSGPVNESYVRTTVARSGGDATNMWGPFGSANWAAHDPSKHLDRLRGKDIFIAAGSGAIGPRDLTAPYDPEDGPREAVTAAGSALELGAWRCSLEFAATLRANNVAFTDGFRLIGTHSWIYWEQDLRKAWPTISRGL; encoded by the coding sequence ATGCGGAAGTCGTATCGGTGGTCGGCGCTCGTGGCCGCCATGCTGATCGGGGTGCTCGCCGCGCCCGGGGTGGCGCACGCCGACACCAAGGTCGCCGAGATCTCGAAGGCATCCAAGCTGAGTCCGCTGCGTACCGACATCTGGGTGGACTCACCGTCCATGGGCGGCAAGGTGAAGGTTTCGGTCCTCACCCCCCAGTTCTCGTCCGGCCCACGTTCCACCGTCTACCTGCTCGACGGTGCCGACGCGGGTGAGGACGTCAGCGATTGGATCACCAAGGGCAAGGCCGGGAAGTTCTTCGCCGACAAGAACGTCAACGTGGTGTTGCCGACCGGCGGGGCCGGCAGCTTCTACACCAATTGGGTGCAGCACGACCCGGCCCTGGGCAAGCCCCAGTGGGAAACGTTCCTCACCAAGGAATTGCCCCCGCTGATCGACGAGCGTTTCGACGGAACGGGTCGCAATGCGGTCGTCGGCCTGTCGATGGGTGGACAATCGGCCTTCACCCTGGCGATGCGTCAGCCCGCCCTCTACAGCGGGATCGCGTCGCTGAGCGGATGCCCGCCGGTGTCCGGGCCGGTCAACGAGAGCTACGTCCGCACCACCGTCGCCCGCAGCGGCGGCGACGCCACCAACATGTGGGGTCCGTTCGGCTCGGCGAACTGGGCTGCGCACGATCCCAGCAAGCATCTGGACCGGCTCCGAGGCAAGGACATCTTCATCGCAGCGGGCTCCGGCGCGATCGGGCCCCGCGATCTGACCGCTCCCTATGATCCGGAGGACGGCCCGCGTGAGGCGGTCACCGCCGCCGGCTCGGCTCTCGAACTCGGCGCGTGGCGCTGCTCGTTGGAGTTCGCCGCCACCCTACGGGCCAACAACGTGGCATTCACCGACGGCTTCCGGCTGATCGGCACCCATAGCTGGATCTACTGGGAACAGGATCTCCGGAAGGCCTGGCCCACCATTTCCCGCGGCCTGTGA
- a CDS encoding nucleoside deaminase — protein MRAALAAAAEAGDDDIPIGAVVLDPAGIELARAANRREALADPTAHAEILALRAAARRFGDGWRLPGCTLVVTVEPCTMCAGAITMARIGSLVFGAWEPKTGAVGSLWDVVRDPRLAHRPEVVGGVLEDECRDLMLDFFHPRRN, from the coding sequence ATGCGTGCCGCCCTCGCCGCCGCGGCCGAGGCCGGCGACGATGACATCCCGATCGGGGCGGTCGTGCTGGACCCGGCCGGCATCGAACTCGCGCGCGCCGCCAACCGGCGGGAAGCCCTCGCCGACCCGACCGCGCACGCCGAGATCCTCGCCCTGCGCGCCGCCGCCCGACGGTTCGGGGATGGCTGGCGGCTACCCGGCTGCACGCTGGTCGTCACCGTCGAACCCTGCACGATGTGCGCCGGAGCAATCACGATGGCCCGGATCGGGTCGCTGGTGTTCGGGGCCTGGGAGCCCAAGACCGGGGCCGTCGGCTCGCTGTGGGACGTGGTCCGCGATCCCCGGTTGGCGCACCGGCCCGAAGTCGTCGGCGGGGTGCTCGAAGACGAATGCCGCGACCTGATGCTCGACTTCTTCCACCCCCGGCGGAACTGA
- the aqpZ gene encoding aquaporin Z, with protein sequence MSSSSPISKLAAELFGTFWLVFGGCGSAIFAAKQIAEATDGGDNYQVGIGYLGVALAFGLTVVTMAYAVGHISGGHFNPAITLGAVIGGRMSWKDLPGYWIAQVVGGLLAGLLLLIIASGKDGFDRIGGMAANGYGDNSPDGYSLLAVLIAEVLLTAFFLLVVLGTTGGKAPSTFAPLAIGLCLTLIHLISIPISNTSVNPARSTAVAFFNGDGAPGQLWLFWVAPLLGGLIGGLLYPLLFEDGKLKIGAAKA encoded by the coding sequence ATGAGCTCGTCCTCGCCCATCTCCAAGCTCGCGGCGGAGTTGTTCGGCACGTTCTGGTTGGTGTTCGGAGGTTGCGGTTCAGCGATCTTCGCGGCCAAACAGATCGCGGAGGCCACCGATGGTGGTGACAACTATCAGGTCGGTATCGGCTACCTCGGCGTCGCGCTCGCCTTCGGGTTGACCGTGGTGACGATGGCCTATGCGGTGGGCCACATCTCCGGCGGACACTTCAATCCGGCGATCACCCTCGGCGCCGTGATCGGCGGCCGGATGTCCTGGAAGGACCTCCCCGGATACTGGATCGCACAAGTGGTGGGTGGTCTGCTCGCCGGTCTGCTGCTGCTCATCATCGCCAGCGGCAAGGACGGATTCGACCGCATCGGCGGGATGGCCGCCAACGGCTACGGCGACAACTCGCCGGACGGGTACTCGCTGCTGGCGGTGTTGATCGCCGAGGTCCTGCTGACGGCATTCTTCTTGCTGGTGGTCCTCGGCACCACCGGTGGCAAGGCCCCCAGCACGTTCGCCCCGCTGGCCATCGGCCTGTGCCTGACCCTGATCCACCTGATCTCGATCCCGATCAGCAACACGTCGGTGAACCCGGCCCGATCCACCGCTGTGGCGTTCTTCAACGGCGACGGGGCGCCCGGCCAACTGTGGCTGTTCTGGGTGGCGCCACTGCTCGGCGGACTCATCGGCGGGCTGCTCTATCCGCTGCTGTTCGAGGACGGCAAGCTGAAGATCGGCGCCGCGAAAGCCTGA
- a CDS encoding tRNA adenosine deaminase-associated protein has protein sequence MAGAGAGVTGGPNKQDVNDEIEGFAVAVVREEGAWKVTALKSSALTDLGDAEKQLRALRAAGAVFGLLDVDDEFFIVLRPTPQGPRLLVSDATAGIDYDVAADALEAMNIEIPDLDPDELDDVDPWEEGDLAILADLGLPDAVMSVIVGDTDLYADEQVGMIAARLGFADELSKVLDKLGH, from the coding sequence ATGGCAGGTGCCGGCGCGGGTGTAACAGGTGGTCCCAACAAACAGGATGTCAACGACGAGATCGAGGGGTTCGCGGTCGCTGTGGTGCGCGAGGAGGGCGCATGGAAGGTCACCGCGCTGAAGTCGTCCGCATTGACCGATCTCGGCGACGCCGAGAAGCAGTTGCGCGCGCTGCGCGCGGCGGGTGCCGTCTTCGGGCTCCTCGACGTCGACGACGAGTTCTTCATCGTGCTGCGGCCGACCCCGCAGGGCCCACGACTGCTGGTCTCCGACGCGACCGCCGGCATCGACTACGACGTCGCCGCCGACGCGCTGGAGGCCATGAACATCGAGATCCCGGACCTCGACCCCGACGAACTCGATGATGTCGACCCGTGGGAGGAAGGCGATCTGGCCATCCTCGCCGACCTCGGACTGCCGGACGCGGTGATGAGCGTCATCGTCGGAGACACCGATCTGTACGCCGACGAACAGGTCGGGATGATCGCCGCCCGGCTCGGGTTCGCCGACGAACTGTCCAAGGTACTCGACAAGCTGGGGCATTGA
- a CDS encoding NUDIX hydrolase: protein MSSSPPIIVVSGVVIRDRRGRLLTVRKRGTSRFMLPGGKPEPAESAADAAARECAEEVGLVIPVERLTELGRFRSAAANESGFEIDATVFGYDGVVDALTPSAEIAEIRWLDVELRPLPDDLAPLLVHHVIPGL, encoded by the coding sequence GTGTCGAGCAGCCCACCGATCATCGTCGTCAGCGGTGTCGTCATCCGCGACCGCCGTGGCCGCCTGCTGACGGTGCGCAAACGCGGTACGTCGCGGTTCATGCTCCCCGGTGGCAAACCCGAGCCGGCAGAGTCGGCGGCCGACGCTGCCGCACGTGAATGCGCGGAGGAAGTCGGACTCGTCATCCCGGTCGAGCGGCTGACCGAGCTGGGTCGGTTCCGGTCGGCGGCGGCGAACGAGTCCGGATTCGAGATCGACGCAACGGTATTCGGCTACGACGGTGTGGTCGACGCGCTCACGCCATCGGCGGAGATCGCCGAGATCCGTTGGCTCGACGTCGAACTGCGGCCCCTGCCGGATGACCTCGCACCGCTGTTGGTCCACCATGTGATCCCCGGTCTGTGA
- a CDS encoding prephenate dehydrogenase encodes MTAASAIPTSSDRSICILGLGLIGGSLMRALQISGHHVFGFNRSAATVEAAVASGHDASTDLVATLERAAADDAVIVLATPVTTIEDLLGEVAAHAPNCLLTDVISVKQAVADAVARHAPGVRYVGGHPMAGTSRSGWAATDPELFRDAMWMVSTEDDTDPSDWLTVAALARAVGALVVPAAPDAHDRAVAAISHLPHLTAAATAAVGAGESELALRLAAGSFRDGTRVAGTAPGLQRAMLEANGIALLNVLSETIDRLLAARDELRDHGTVEILVDDGHRARLAYEAIAGSDPVPITGVVVGDPGWAQEMRRQAHQARVWLG; translated from the coding sequence GTGACTGCCGCGTCTGCCATCCCCACCTCATCGGACCGATCGATCTGCATTCTCGGCCTCGGACTCATCGGCGGCTCCCTGATGCGCGCGCTGCAGATCAGCGGACATCACGTGTTCGGCTTCAACCGCTCCGCTGCGACCGTGGAGGCCGCCGTCGCGTCCGGCCACGATGCGTCCACCGACCTGGTCGCCACACTCGAACGCGCGGCCGCCGACGACGCCGTCATCGTGCTCGCGACACCGGTGACCACGATCGAGGACCTGCTCGGCGAGGTGGCCGCGCATGCGCCGAATTGCCTGCTGACCGATGTCATCAGTGTCAAACAGGCCGTCGCCGACGCCGTGGCACGGCATGCGCCGGGTGTGCGCTACGTCGGTGGCCACCCGATGGCCGGCACCAGCCGATCCGGGTGGGCGGCGACCGATCCGGAGCTGTTCCGCGATGCGATGTGGATGGTGTCCACCGAGGACGACACCGACCCGAGTGACTGGTTGACGGTGGCGGCCCTGGCGCGCGCGGTCGGCGCGTTGGTGGTGCCGGCCGCACCCGATGCGCACGACCGGGCCGTCGCGGCGATCTCCCATCTGCCCCATCTCACCGCGGCGGCCACGGCGGCGGTCGGCGCCGGGGAGAGCGAACTGGCCCTGCGCCTGGCGGCGGGGAGCTTCCGCGACGGCACCCGGGTCGCCGGGACGGCGCCGGGGTTGCAGCGAGCGATGTTGGAGGCCAACGGGATCGCGCTGTTGAACGTGCTCAGCGAGACCATCGACCGGCTGTTGGCCGCCCGCGACGAGCTGCGCGACCACGGCACGGTGGAGATTCTGGTGGACGACGGTCACCGGGCACGGCTGGCCTACGAGGCGATTGCCGGGTCCGATCCGGTACCCATCACCGGAGTCGTCGTCGGCGATCCGGGTTGGGCGCAGGAGATGCGGCGCCAGGCACATCAGGCTCGCGTCTGGCTCGGGTGA